ATCAGCGACGAAGAGATTGAAACCCTGCAACGTAATTTGATTCGTTCCCATTCCGTTGGCATCGGCGATTATTTTACGAAAGAACAATCACGAGCGATTTTGTTTTTGCGCGCCAATGCTCTTTCGCGAGGGCATTCTGGGATTCGAGTCGTGGTTGTCGAAAAGCTTTTGGAATTTTTGAACAACGACTTAATTCCTGCGATTCCTCAACAAGGCTCCGTCGGTGCGAGCGGTGATCTAGCGCCACTTTCGCATTTGGCCTTGGCGATCATTGGCGAAGGAAAAATCTTTGACCCAGACGACCAAGAATTTGCATCAGCAGTTCGAGCTGGCCGCGCACAGACTAAGCATCCCCGTGTGGTTCCAGTTGCCGAAGTCTTGAAAAAAAAGGGCATCGCTCCGTTGGAGCTGAAAGCAAAAGAAGGTCTTTCAATGATCAACGGCTGCCAGGTTATGACCGCCGTAGGTCTGCTGGCGGCTTACGAAGCAAAGAATTTGGCATTGCTAACAGACCTCGCAGGGTCGATGACCGTCGAAGCTATGCAGGGCTCGCGCGCTGCATTTGATCCACTTAATTCGATGGTTCGTCCGCACGAAGGCGAAATGAAGACGGCGAGAAATCTGAATGTGGTGCTTGGTGATACTTCACCGATTGCCGAGTTTCACAAAGATTGTGGCCGAGTTCAGGATGCGTACTCGCTTCGGTGTATGCCGGCGGTTCATGGCGCAGCAAAAGATGCGCTTCGACGTGGTATTCAAGTATTGGAAGTGGAAGCCAATTCTTCGACCGATAATCCACTTGTGTTTGCCCCGTCAGGTCCTGGTGGCGAGGGAAAGATTCTTTCTTGTGGAAACTTTCACGGCGAGCCAGTGGCATTTCAACTGGACTTCATGGCGATTGCACTTTCCGCGATGGCCTCGATTTCTGAGTGCCGGATCGAAAAGTTAATCAATCCTGCAATGTCTGGTCTTCCAGCGTTTTTGGCTCCCAAGGGGGGGCTCAACAGCGGTCACATGATTGTTCAGGTCGCAGCAGCGTCGCTTGTGAGCGAAAACAAGATATTGTCGCACCCAGCGAGTGTCGATTCGATTCCTACTTCGGCCGACAAAGAAGATCACGTTTCAATGGGGACCATAGCGGCACGAAAATTTCAGGCGATCGTTCGCAATGCGGAGTCAATAGTGGCGATGGAGTTTTTAGCCGCCGCACAGGCCTTGGATATGCTGAAAGACGACAAAGGCAAGACACTTAAGTCGGCTGGCCTCGTAAAAGAGGCCCACGATCTAATTCGAAGTCAGGTGCCGTTTGCAGAAACGGACAGGATTTTCCACGAAGACATCGAGGCCATTCGGGGCCTCATTCGATCCGGGCGGCTTGTGTCCCTGATCGCTTCACTTGAGTTTTAAGGAGCTTCACAATTGATGCCTTCTTAAAGTGGAACCGGAGAAGTTTTTCTTTTGAAACGCATCGTTTTTACCGGGCACCCGGAGTTCCTGAACAGAGGGCCAGGGAGTCTGGTACAATAGCCCTCATATGAAAACTCAGAAAAATTTCAAATGGCTTCTGTTGGCACTCGCTTTAACACTTCTTTCGGTCTGGATTCCGCTAGCAGCAGATGCCGCGACGGGAAAGCGTAACGCGAAATCTGAGGAAAGCGCGCCGGCTACGGTCTTTTCCTGTCGCGCATTTCCGAATGAACGCCCAGATCTCATTCAATACGGCTATCTTCACACAGGAAGTCTAAAAGGCATATTGGTCTTAGCGAATGGGATGTCGATCGAACTTGAGCGAACTCAACCAGGACGCTTAACATACCGATACATGCGTGGTGCAAAGCTAATCACACACGGTGCAATCGAAGCGTCCACGAGTCAGTTTGCCATGTCTGCCGGTGGACCTTGGGGCGCAGAGCTTCATTGCGTCACGGCCAAAGAATAAGCCGACGTATAGAAACGCCGCCACGGGCAGTTAGTTGATTTAGCGTGGTTTTGTTAAAGTGTGAAGGCCACACGTTTTCAAGGCGTCGACGAAGATTCTAAAACCCGCGGCTTGTTTTTCTAAAAGCCCCATTACAATTGGGTCTTTGAGGCGACCTTCCGGGTTTAAATCAGTTTTTTTGTAATGCTGGAAAACATTTATCAGGAATATTCGCTCGGGGAATATAAACGAATTGCGATAGCCAAAAACCTGCTGCAAATGCTCGACGGGACGCAGGCCACCAAACATTCCTCCAAGGCCCACGAAGCAAACAGGCCGAGCTTCGAAAGCGTCTGGGTACTTCAAATGGTCGATAAAGTACTTCAGCACACCTGGCATCGAACCGTTGTACTCGGGCGCGACGACGATCAAGCCGTCTGACTTTTCGACCTTGCTTGCCGCTTCAAGTAGGATGGGGTGCGTGACATTGCCATATTGCGCGCCGGACTGCATGCCCTTTACGATGTCTTGAAGGTCCAAAAGTTCGACTTCTTCGCCATGGTTTTTACGGTAAATATCTTGAATAAGCTCGGCGACTTTGCGCGAGTTTGACCCTGGGCGATCGGTACCAACAATAATGTGTTTCATGAAAATCACGTACCATAGGTTTATTGCCAGATGAACGCTTTATTCCCGCATGAACTGAAAAACCTTGTGCCCTAGACGGTCCGATTTATCTTCACACTTTTTAAGTGGAAGAGAAAAATCGCAAGCGCAAGCCAGATGCTTGCAAAGCCAGCCAGCCGCGACGATTCCAGTGGCTCGTTAAAAAAGAAGATTGCCGCCAGAAATTGAAAGCTTGGGGAAAGATACTGGAAGAAACCCAAAATAGAAAGCGGCAGGCGTTGTGCCGCGACTCCGAACAGAAGAAGAGGAATCCCGGTAATTGCGCCCCCGCCGATTAT
The window above is part of the Deltaproteobacteria bacterium genome. Proteins encoded here:
- the hutH gene encoding histidine ammonia-lyase codes for the protein MKQSNGQINKEFVELTGEDVDLKTIWRVANSWNSPVSAVQVGLSEGAKNAMTISRNYIESRMATGEAIYGVNTGFGAFSSVRISDEEIETLQRNLIRSHSVGIGDYFTKEQSRAILFLRANALSRGHSGIRVVVVEKLLEFLNNDLIPAIPQQGSVGASGDLAPLSHLALAIIGEGKIFDPDDQEFASAVRAGRAQTKHPRVVPVAEVLKKKGIAPLELKAKEGLSMINGCQVMTAVGLLAAYEAKNLALLTDLAGSMTVEAMQGSRAAFDPLNSMVRPHEGEMKTARNLNVVLGDTSPIAEFHKDCGRVQDAYSLRCMPAVHGAAKDALRRGIQVLEVEANSSTDNPLVFAPSGPGGEGKILSCGNFHGEPVAFQLDFMAIALSAMASISECRIEKLINPAMSGLPAFLAPKGGLNSGHMIVQVAAASLVSENKILSHPASVDSIPTSADKEDHVSMGTIAARKFQAIVRNAESIVAMEFLAAAQALDMLKDDKGKTLKSAGLVKEAHDLIRSQVPFAETDRIFHEDIEAIRGLIRSGRLVSLIASLEF
- a CDS encoding NAD(P)H-dependent oxidoreductase, translated to MKHIIVGTDRPGSNSRKVAELIQDIYRKNHGEEVELLDLQDIVKGMQSGAQYGNVTHPILLEAASKVEKSDGLIVVAPEYNGSMPGVLKYFIDHLKYPDAFEARPVCFVGLGGMFGGLRPVEHLQQVFGYRNSFIFPERIFLINVFQHYKKTDLNPEGRLKDPIVMGLLEKQAAGFRIFVDALKTCGLHTLTKPR